GTAACGGCGGTTCGAATCCGCTCGGGGGTACCAGCGAGAAGGCTCCATCCACACGGATGGAGCCTTCTGCCGTTGTGTGGCCCCTTAGCTGGTGGGAGCCTCGATCTCCAGCGAACGGATCACCGTGCCGGCCTTCAGGTCATGAGCGTGCACGGCCACCGTGCCGTCCTGCGCCACGTCGATCCGCAGCCCCTGCGCCGCCGAGGCGTCGATCGCCCGCTCGCCGCCGTTGCCGTTCGGACCGTAGAGGGTCTGCACGAACCCGGTGTTGACCACCGTGAACCCCCGCGGATCGCCGCCGGAGACCACCTTGCGCACAGCCCAGTCGTCACGCTCCAAAGACCAGTGCGTGTGCCCGGACAAAAACACGACATCGGGATGCCCGCCCAGAATCTCCAGAAGCTCGATCTCGTCCACGAAGTCCTGGTCGTAGAACCGGGCCTTGTCCTGCCCGGTCGTCCCGGAAACGCTCTCCGGCAGCACATGATGGCTCAGCACGAACACCGGAAGCCCGCTGCCCGCGTAGTGGGACAGCCGCTCGTCCAGCCAGGACAGCTGTTCGGCGCCCAGCGTCACGAACGGAGGGCTGGTGCCCTCGAAGGGCTCGGTGGTCCCGATCGCCAACAGCGGCACGTCGCCCACCACCTGCTCCGAGTACACCCCGGGCATGCCGGTGTACTCCACGAACCGGTCGACCTGGATGTCGAAGGGCTCGCTGTTGTACAGCTCGTGATTGCCGATGGTGCTGATCACCCGCTCCGGATGCGGGTGCGAGTCCAGCACCCTCCGGTAGGCCTCGTACTCGGAGACGTGGCCGTTGGCGACCAGGTCACCGTTGACCACGAGAGCGTCGGCCGTCCCGAGGGAGTCCAGATAATCCAGAACGTGCGCGAAGTCGGCCAGGTCGCCCTGGACATCGGAGATGACATCCAGAGTGGTCGCGGCGCCGTCCCGAGCCAGAGCGGTGCCCGCGGGTAGGAGGGTCAGCCCGGCAGCGGCCGCAGCGGCACCGGTGAGCGTGGTGAGGAAACCCCGCCGCCCCAACCCGGCCTGGGCAGAAGAAGCGGAGGAAGGCGAGTCGGGGGAGCTGAGGGAGCCAGAGGAGGAGCCAGTCATGGATGAGCCCTTCTACAGCGGGGAACACAGCGGGGAACACAGCGGGGAACACAGCGGGGCGCCAGCCGCAGAGCTGACGATCCGAAACCGTAGGCGCGGCCGGTGGCCTGAGAACGTGGACCGGGTGTACACCGGATGACTACTCACCCCGGCCGTTCGGGGAAGGCAGGGGCAAGGCCCCCACCTCGGAGCCCAACGCCTGGACGTGTCGCGGCCGGTCGAAGTGGGCGACGAAAGGCGGCGGCGAAGGCCCCGGACTCCCCAGCCCTCCGAGCCCGGTTTCGGTCCCTGTTTCGAAGATGATCTTGCTACCAGGAGCGAAATCGGCGCCGAACTTGCTTCTGGTAGCAAGATCATCGGGGATGAGGGGGTTTCGGAAGCAGCGGACAGACCTGGGCGCGGGTTTCGGCCAGCCCTTCTCTCTGACGGAAAAGTGGCCCTTTTGTGTAGCACGCGGGTGCGGCGATGGATGCGGTGCGGCGGATGGCGTCCTGCGCCGGGTCATCCTGGACCCCAGTCGGGTGAGCCCCTGGATGCGGGGCCCGGTGAGCTCCGGGCCTGGCCCCCTGCCTGCCCTCGCTGCCGCTTTTCCGTCGCTTACCTTGACCGGCCGCGACACGCGGCCCGGTCCGCGCGGGGCTGGGGAGTCTGTTGCCTTCGCTGCCGCTGTTTCGTCACGGGCCCTGAACGGCCGCGACACGCGGCCCGGTGTGCGCAGGCGGGGGGAGCAGGGCCTCGCTGCTGCTGCTTGTTTTGGGCATGCCGGAGTGGGCGGGACGTGAAGATCCCCCTATTAGAGAAGAACACGCCGAGCAGGGACAGCGCCATCTCAGGTGTGGCGGCCTGTGGACAAGTGTCTTCCTGGGGGCGACTCGTTGTGGGGTCAGGTGATGCGTGGGGGAGGTGATTCGTTGTGGGGCAGGTGATTTTTTGGGTCTCAGGTGATGTGGGCCGCGAGGCGGTCCAGTTCTTCCTGGGGGCCTCCGGCCGCGGTCAGCATGGCTATCAGCTGGTCGAGCAGCCAGTCGGCGAGCTCTTCGCGGGACATGCCTCGGTCGCGGAGCCAGAACATCACCGCGGTCTCGACCGCTGACACCCAGCAGTGCAGGCCCAGCAGCAGTTTGGGCGAGGGGCCCTCGATGCCGGTGCGTTGGAGGATCAGGGCGCGCACGCCCTCGCGGACGCGGTCGATCTCGGCCTCGGTCTCCTCGGTGGAGATCACCGAGCCGCCGTTGAGCAGGGCGGCGTAGGAAGGGGCGTAGGAATCCGCGAAGTCGATGAAGGTGCGTAGGGCCACCCGCAGCTGTTCCAGGGGCGGCAGATCCTCGGGCGGGGCCAGGCGGGACATGAGTTCCGCCATGGCCTGCTCCAGAGCCGCCTTGCGCAGCTCCGCCATGTTGGGGAAGTAGCGGTAGACCAGGGCCCGGGAGACGTCGGCCTCCTCGGCGATCTCCTCCGGAGTGACATCACCGGGAGGGCGCCGCGCGAACACGCGCAGCGCCGTCCGGATCAGATCATCCCGGCGTTCGTGGGGCGCCATGCGGCGTGGCCGCCGCCTGTTCTCCGGCCGATCGGCCGGGACCGCCGAGTCCGTCACCCGCGCCTGGTGACGGTCGGCCCTGCTGGACACCACCGCTGTCGAAACCTCCCGGGGCCGCTCGCCCTGACTTCTCGCCCTGCGACTCTCTGCTTCTGAAACTACCGCCCCCGGGTCCCGCTATCGCGCTCCGCTCACAGGTCCAGCACGAGGCGCTCGTCCTCGCCGGCCCGGGAGACGCACAGGGCGAACTCCGCGCCGCGCGGCGAACCACCGGTGGGCCGGTCCCGGTTGTCGGGCTCCCCGGACAGCAGCCCCACCCGACAGGTGCCGCAGAAGCCCTGCCGGCACGAGTAAGCGGTCTCCGGGCGCACCCGGCGCACCACGTCCAGCGCCGACTCGTCCTCCGCAACGGTGAGCACCGGCCCGGAACGGCCCAACCGCACCTCGAACCTGCGGCCGTCCACGATCGCCGGCGGGGAGAAATGCTCGGAGAAGAACGGGTTCTCCGCGGGCACCCGCGCCCGGAGCGCGTTGATCAGCGGGGCCGGGCCGCACACGTACACGGCAGTGCCGGGGGTGAGATCAGTCAGAAGCTCCTCGACGTCCGGGGTCCCGTACTCGTCGTCAGGGCGCACGAACACGCCCGCGTCCCCAGCCCCGGGCAGCTCGTCCTGGAAGGGCATGCTCTTCCGGTCCCGGCCCGTGTAGACGAACGCGAACTCCCGGTTCGCGGCGTGCGCGGCCCGGACCATCGGCAGGATCGGGGTGATCCCGATGCCGCCCGCCACGAACAGGTACCGCTGGGCCCGGGCGAAGGGGAAGGCGTTGCGCGGTCCGCGCAGCCCGATCACGTCCCCCTCAGCGAGCTCGTGGACCAGCCCCGAACCCACGCCGCCCTTGATCCGCCGGACCGCGATCCGGTAGCCGGAGCGGTCCGCCGGGTCGCCGCAGAGCGAGTACTGGCGTACCACGCCGCCGCTCAGCACCACGTCCACGTGGTGGCCAGGCTGCCAGTACGGCAGCACGACGCCCGGATCGGCGGGTACCAGGGTCAGAGCCGCGACGTCCGGTGCGGGCCGCTCCACCCGAGCCACCCGCACCGGCAGGTCCCCGGCCGGTGCGGGCGGCGGGTGGCCGGGCCGCCACCGCGAGGTGAGCGGCTCGATCCGCGCCGCGAGTTTCCCCAGGCCCAGCATGAACCGGTCCGGGCGCCGCTGACGGCCGTACAGGGAGACCGGCGGGCGCGGGTTCGCGTAGAACCCGGCGCTGTGCTTGACCTCCCGGGGGCGCTCGTCCTGGTGGGGTTCGCCGGTCACCGCGAGGCCTCCTGCTGCTTCGCTTCCTGCTTCGCGCTCTCCTGCTGCACGGCCTCTTGCTTCAGGGCTTCCTGCTTCAGGGCCTTCTCCGCTTCCTTCCTCGCCGCCTCCTGCTCGGCGGCGTCGGCGGCCCGGGCGGCGGGGGAGACCGCCAGGTAGGCGACGGCCTGGCTGGTGGAACCGTGGTGCGAGGGGTGGTACTTGCGGCGCAGGTACTCGGGGACGGCCCGTGCCAGGCGGCCCAGGTGCGGGATGAGCCCGCGCCTACCGTCCCGCAGCGCCCAGGAGGCCTTGGGCCGTCGGCCCCCGATCCTCCCCTTGAGGTAGGGGTCGTTGGCGATCAGGAACCGCACCCCGCGCACCCACAGCGCGGCCAGCGCGAAGGCGGCCACGCCCATCGCCAGAGCACGGCGCGGGTAGCCGCCGTCCAGGTGCGTGTACAGGTCGTAGGCGACCGCGCGGTGCTCGACCTCCTCGGCGCCGTGCCAGCGCAGCAGGTCCA
This DNA window, taken from Nocardiopsis exhalans, encodes the following:
- a CDS encoding DUF4073 domain-containing protein, coding for MTGSSSGSLSSPDSPSSASSAQAGLGRRGFLTTLTGAAAAAAGLTLLPAGTALARDGAATTLDVISDVQGDLADFAHVLDYLDSLGTADALVVNGDLVANGHVSEYEAYRRVLDSHPHPERVISTIGNHELYNSEPFDIQVDRFVEYTGMPGVYSEQVVGDVPLLAIGTTEPFEGTSPPFVTLGAEQLSWLDERLSHYAGSGLPVFVLSHHVLPESVSGTTGQDKARFYDQDFVDEIELLEILGGHPDVVFLSGHTHWSLERDDWAVRKVVSGGDPRGFTVVNTGFVQTLYGPNGNGGERAIDASAAQGLRIDVAQDGTVAVHAHDLKAGTVIRSLEIEAPTS
- a CDS encoding PDR/VanB family oxidoreductase, yielding MTGEPHQDERPREVKHSAGFYANPRPPVSLYGRQRRPDRFMLGLGKLAARIEPLTSRWRPGHPPPAPAGDLPVRVARVERPAPDVAALTLVPADPGVVLPYWQPGHHVDVVLSGGVVRQYSLCGDPADRSGYRIAVRRIKGGVGSGLVHELAEGDVIGLRGPRNAFPFARAQRYLFVAGGIGITPILPMVRAAHAANREFAFVYTGRDRKSMPFQDELPGAGDAGVFVRPDDEYGTPDVEELLTDLTPGTAVYVCGPAPLINALRARVPAENPFFSEHFSPPAIVDGRRFEVRLGRSGPVLTVAEDESALDVVRRVRPETAYSCRQGFCGTCRVGLLSGEPDNRDRPTGGSPRGAEFALCVSRAGEDERLVLDL
- a CDS encoding TetR/AcrR family transcriptional regulator, with the protein product MAPHERRDDLIRTALRVFARRPPGDVTPEEIAEEADVSRALVYRYFPNMAELRKAALEQAMAELMSRLAPPEDLPPLEQLRVALRTFIDFADSYAPSYAALLNGGSVISTEETEAEIDRVREGVRALILQRTGIEGPSPKLLLGLHCWVSAVETAVMFWLRDRGMSREELADWLLDQLIAMLTAAGGPQEELDRLAAHIT